Proteins from one Leptospira perdikensis genomic window:
- a CDS encoding nicotinamide-nucleotide amidohydrolase family protein — MEAPYIVIIATGSEITAGRSLDTNSGWMANQLFELGWKVKKFIGLPDDPDLILSELNTLKQLAETRPVLALMTGGLGPTEDDYTLETVLKLNGKKSYSVEKAKIRLQRIYESRGKQYSDILPTVLRQTHVPEDCKTLDNAVGIAVGFVEPIGVNSYLVCMPGVPSEMKEMFTRRLVPELKRIYPRENLVQKTKWLWNIGESLYQKDFVEANREELFHNVEWGVTANRGYIKCIFQSTESQQLDKIIQRLEKEYPKIISDDVFVYDHEILLAEKLTIAVGESCTGGLLGKKLTDSPGSSSYFVGGFLTYSNEMKVSLLGVPNDVLEKFGAVSRETAEAMAKGIFEKTKADYCISITGIAGPEGGSEFKPVGTVWIGLKTPDGNIQTHSYIFPGNREGIRENASNTALFLLYQSLKQRNL, encoded by the coding sequence GTGGAAGCACCATATATCGTCATCATTGCGACGGGATCTGAGATCACCGCAGGACGCAGTTTGGATACAAACTCGGGTTGGATGGCAAATCAACTGTTTGAACTTGGTTGGAAAGTTAAAAAATTCATCGGACTTCCTGACGATCCGGATCTGATTCTTTCTGAATTGAATACATTAAAACAATTGGCAGAAACGCGACCAGTGCTTGCACTTATGACCGGTGGTCTTGGTCCTACGGAAGATGATTATACATTAGAAACGGTTCTAAAACTGAATGGAAAAAAATCTTACTCAGTTGAGAAGGCTAAGATTCGGTTACAACGAATTTATGAATCTAGAGGAAAACAATATAGCGATATTTTGCCAACGGTTCTTCGCCAAACACATGTTCCAGAGGATTGTAAAACCTTAGATAATGCAGTGGGTATTGCTGTTGGATTTGTGGAACCAATTGGGGTAAATTCCTATCTTGTCTGTATGCCTGGAGTTCCTTCGGAGATGAAGGAGATGTTTACTCGTAGACTTGTGCCAGAACTCAAACGAATTTATCCCCGAGAAAATCTAGTGCAAAAAACCAAGTGGTTGTGGAATATCGGTGAGTCATTATACCAAAAAGACTTTGTGGAAGCCAATAGAGAAGAGTTGTTTCATAATGTAGAATGGGGTGTAACAGCAAACCGAGGTTATATCAAATGTATCTTTCAGTCAACAGAATCTCAACAATTGGATAAAATCATCCAAAGATTGGAGAAAGAGTATCCGAAAATTATTTCCGACGATGTCTTTGTTTATGATCATGAGATTTTACTTGCTGAAAAACTAACCATTGCTGTGGGAGAAAGTTGTACAGGCGGCCTTCTTGGAAAAAAACTTACGGATTCTCCAGGATCAAGTTCCTACTTTGTTGGTGGATTTTTAACTTATTCCAATGAAATGAAAGTATCATTACTCGGTGTTCCAAATGATGTATTAGAAAAGTTTGGTGCTGTGAGTCGAGAAACGGCGGAAGCTATGGCGAAAGGGATATTTGAAAAAACGAAAGCCGATTATTGTATCTCCATTACAGGGATTGCTGGACCAGAGGGCGGATCTGAGTTCAAACCCGTGGGAACAGTTTGGATTGGACTCAAAACACCAGATGGTAATATTCAAACACATTCTTATATTTTCCCTGGGAATAGGGAAGGCATCCGAGAGAATGCAAGCAATACAGCTCTATTTTTATTATACCAGTCATTAAAACAAAGGAACCTTTAA
- the recO gene encoding DNA repair protein RecO → MAIRKERGIVIQSRDIGDSDRLISLAGESQVRMNFLSKGIRKSKRRAIITTEIGSLVELDYYDQAEKDWKSIKEVHLVNRYDELKSDYLGTLFVLYLTELTSMIYPEGESHPFLFQLLSGSLDNANEKGFQKQVLPFFKLRALAHMGHFPTEFYCHTCGEEVLSKPAAHFSVAEREFLCSDCHPIPKDHLPVLKLFHTMLSKKFSNVLGIFPKEAEYRDGDLILNQFLRSLFGKELKSYFEFYKTLGYL, encoded by the coding sequence ATGGCCATCCGAAAAGAGAGAGGGATTGTCATTCAAAGTAGAGATATTGGAGACAGTGACAGACTCATCAGTCTTGCCGGCGAATCGCAGGTGCGGATGAATTTTTTAAGTAAAGGGATTCGTAAATCCAAACGCCGTGCCATCATCACCACAGAGATTGGATCCCTTGTGGAATTAGATTATTATGATCAGGCTGAAAAAGATTGGAAGTCCATTAAAGAAGTACATTTAGTCAATCGATATGATGAATTGAAATCTGACTACTTAGGTACTTTGTTTGTGTTATACCTGACTGAACTTACATCGATGATTTATCCAGAAGGGGAAAGTCATCCGTTTTTATTTCAGCTTCTTTCTGGTAGTTTGGATAACGCGAACGAAAAGGGTTTTCAAAAACAAGTCCTCCCTTTTTTTAAATTAAGAGCTCTCGCCCATATGGGTCATTTCCCAACAGAGTTCTATTGCCATACTTGCGGAGAAGAGGTTCTCTCCAAACCGGCGGCACATTTTTCTGTGGCTGAACGTGAATTTTTATGTTCTGACTGCCATCCTATCCCCAAAGATCATTTGCCTGTTTTGAAACTATTTCATACTATGTTATCAAAGAAATTTTCGAATGTGCTTGGAATCTTTCCGAAGGAAGCGGAATACCGGGACGGGGATTTGATTTTGAATCAGTTTTTACGTTCTTTATTTGGAAAAGAGCTAAAATCTTACTTCGAGTTTTATAAAACATTAGGGTACCTATGA
- a CDS encoding response regulator transcription factor produces the protein MKKSILIVEDIHSIREAIMDLLSTKFNVFGAEHFEEAVWYLTNEKIDLTITDIRLPGKSGIDLVTLIQREFPHILYALMTAYNINEYIKYAKDLHIWNIIPKYSFLDIHLIEVMVEKLLSNDIFGIEKYFTGDFKVYNQNINSEFEDAPNNGIIYKQIKSDQDRSILCGKISKNLIQLGAPKAIQQVLEELTSNAMIRAPRTHEGEYKYQFEIPSHDMVVPLDNIQLMPDDYFLIGYGATESTIFIVVRDQFGSLRKEEILHRLDRHISIDESTGFPKGLEDSHGRGLYICREISDQLIFNIEAGVCTETIAMINREGRTGFKSLSIYEVDPKQKTNP, from the coding sequence ATGAAAAAATCGATTCTAATTGTTGAAGACATCCACTCCATTCGCGAAGCCATTATGGATTTACTTAGTACCAAGTTCAATGTGTTCGGCGCAGAACATTTTGAAGAAGCGGTTTGGTATCTCACTAACGAAAAAATTGATTTAACCATCACAGACATCCGCCTACCCGGAAAATCGGGGATTGATCTTGTGACCCTCATCCAAAGAGAATTTCCTCACATTTTGTATGCGCTGATGACAGCTTACAATATCAATGAATATATAAAGTATGCCAAAGACCTTCATATTTGGAATATCATTCCAAAATATAGTTTTTTGGACATCCATCTCATCGAAGTTATGGTAGAGAAATTACTTTCAAACGATATTTTTGGAATTGAAAAATATTTCACCGGTGACTTTAAAGTTTATAACCAAAACATCAATAGCGAATTTGAAGATGCCCCGAATAACGGGATCATTTACAAACAAATCAAATCAGACCAAGACCGTTCTATACTATGTGGAAAAATTTCTAAAAATTTAATCCAATTGGGAGCACCTAAGGCCATCCAACAAGTGTTAGAAGAACTTACATCCAATGCAATGATCCGAGCTCCCCGCACTCACGAAGGCGAATATAAATATCAATTTGAAATTCCAAGCCATGACATGGTAGTTCCATTGGATAACATCCAACTAATGCCTGACGATTATTTTTTAATTGGATACGGGGCTACAGAAAGTACAATATTTATCGTAGTGCGCGATCAGTTTGGATCATTAAGAAAAGAAGAAATCTTACACAGACTAGATAGACATATCAGTATTGATGAATCTACTGGTTTTCCGAAAGGTTTAGAAGACAGCCATGGACGTGGGCTTTATATTTGCCGAGAAATCTCTGACCAACTCATCTTTAACATTGAGGCTGGAGTTTGCACAGAAACCATCGCGATGATTAACAGAGAAGGAAGGACTGGATTCAAATCTCTTTCCATTTACGAAGTAGATCCAAAACAAAAAACCAATCCTTAA
- the argS gene encoding arginine--tRNA ligase, with protein MNVNQLLKQQVLSELEKAVNVYLEKNNLGAVKDNLKIRIEYSRDEKFGDYSSPFALENKNLLNKNPKEIAEAVLTEIKNDSMFEFITFSPPGFINFRIHSDFLNQYVASVMSPSVQFAKTPKNENILLEFVSANPTGPMNIVSARSAAYGDALANLLSSLGHNVKREFYVNDYGNQVYLLGVAVLLRIFETKGDTISFQEEESDESVITLIKKRILPKESYRGEYIKDIAIQCLEDQTRTNFVFDSVAKENWDEVIDFLSRYAVEYNLGRQKEDLALFGVNFDLFFSERSLHEAGDVEKVPTILKKEDVTTIDGKLHFLSTLYGDDKDRVIRREDGRPTYLMADIAYHYNKFQRGFDTLIDIWGPDHYGYIARLKGAVKSFGKSDESFRVLIAQQVNLIENKEKVKMSKRLGIFQTMRDLLSYLGKQGRDVGRYFFLMRSSDAPLDFDLDLAKDESDKNPVFYIQYAHARICSIFRELQVPMELKPLQSGISLEFLKQEERTRLLFWVARLQEEVYDTATSFEPHRLTNYLQSLSKSFTKFYSQKDNRIKDKVGNERDTLLALVLYTKYALESGLKLLGISSPEKMSKEEV; from the coding sequence ATGAATGTAAATCAATTATTAAAACAACAAGTGCTTTCTGAATTAGAGAAAGCCGTCAATGTCTATCTGGAAAAAAACAACCTCGGTGCTGTTAAAGATAACTTAAAAATTCGAATCGAATATTCAAGGGATGAAAAGTTTGGGGATTATTCTTCTCCCTTTGCATTAGAAAATAAAAATCTACTCAATAAAAATCCAAAAGAGATTGCCGAAGCAGTCCTTACGGAAATCAAAAATGATTCGATGTTTGAATTTATTACTTTTTCTCCACCTGGTTTTATTAATTTTAGAATCCATTCTGATTTTTTAAACCAGTATGTGGCATCTGTCATGTCACCTAGTGTTCAATTTGCTAAAACTCCTAAAAACGAAAATATTCTACTAGAGTTTGTGTCTGCTAATCCCACAGGCCCAATGAATATTGTTTCTGCTCGGTCTGCGGCTTATGGGGACGCACTTGCAAATTTATTATCAAGCCTTGGTCATAACGTCAAACGAGAGTTTTACGTAAATGATTATGGTAACCAAGTATATCTACTGGGTGTGGCGGTTTTACTTCGAATTTTTGAAACAAAGGGTGATACCATCAGTTTCCAAGAAGAAGAATCCGATGAATCTGTGATTACACTCATCAAAAAAAGGATTCTACCTAAGGAAAGTTACCGAGGTGAATACATCAAAGACATCGCTATTCAATGTTTAGAAGACCAAACAAGAACCAATTTTGTATTTGATTCTGTAGCCAAAGAGAATTGGGATGAAGTCATCGACTTTCTTTCTCGTTATGCGGTGGAATACAATTTAGGCCGACAAAAAGAAGATTTGGCTCTCTTTGGCGTAAACTTTGATTTGTTTTTTAGTGAACGAAGTCTGCATGAAGCAGGGGATGTAGAAAAAGTTCCTACGATCTTAAAAAAAGAAGATGTAACCACAATTGATGGAAAACTTCATTTCCTTTCTACTTTATACGGTGATGATAAAGATCGTGTGATTCGACGAGAAGATGGTCGTCCTACATATTTGATGGCTGACATTGCTTATCATTACAATAAGTTTCAAAGAGGTTTTGATACACTCATTGATATTTGGGGCCCAGACCATTATGGATATATTGCAAGGCTGAAAGGAGCAGTGAAATCTTTTGGAAAATCCGATGAGAGTTTTCGAGTTCTCATCGCCCAACAGGTGAATTTGATTGAGAACAAAGAAAAAGTAAAAATGAGTAAACGTTTGGGAATTTTCCAGACCATGCGAGATTTACTTTCTTATCTGGGAAAACAAGGAAGGGATGTCGGTCGGTATTTTTTTCTTATGCGAAGTTCTGATGCACCTCTTGACTTTGATTTGGATTTAGCTAAAGATGAATCTGATAAAAATCCGGTATTTTATATCCAATATGCACATGCAAGGATCTGTTCTATTTTTCGTGAATTACAAGTTCCTATGGAATTAAAACCTCTTCAGTCAGGAATTTCTTTGGAATTTCTAAAACAAGAAGAAAGAACTCGTCTGCTTTTCTGGGTGGCACGGTTACAGGAAGAAGTTTATGATACGGCAACGAGTTTCGAGCCACATAGGCTTACGAATTATCTTCAATCTCTGAGTAAGTCGTTCACTAAGTTCTATTCTCAAAAAGACAACCGAATCAAGGACAAGGTTGGAAATGAAAGAGATACACTGCTTGCGCTTGTATTGTATACAAAGTATGCATTGGAAAGTGGGCTGAAACTTCTTGGGATTTCTTCACCTGAAAAGATGTCGAAAGAAGAGGTTTAG
- a CDS encoding PQQ-binding-like beta-propeller repeat protein: MWQTILYSFGFFLLFFFSWDVELNLVPSIRETWIWNSEGRFGTNSPKIGEDPIKTINGYKIGGKYYSFRTGKFLEVDPKYLVDFPLLSNGYLLYEKIGDEVNFFSDTGELFWKKPINSYPRSGYFASPVLYLSGDNNTVFLMDESGNRIGKSELNGRFLTDYQFDSKNKGVIVLFSGGELYRLDEKGNVLFEKELSKDKKDSFFKSVSLSPDGKYSAIHYSLLDKDFTIVLDETGEVVEEFSLPKFYPHKLYFATGNDGSILFNLPDSLAFYQDGKLVWEKSKQKSGGVYQTIFATDAIYVVLSESEIQFYNTKGSLIRSKRIPPSELPIRFFPGKSSLAFYMQSKSDLMQFQIF; this comes from the coding sequence ATGTGGCAGACGATCCTCTATTCATTTGGTTTTTTTCTATTATTCTTTTTTAGTTGGGATGTGGAGTTAAATCTTGTTCCAAGTATCCGCGAAACTTGGATTTGGAACAGCGAAGGTCGGTTTGGAACAAACTCTCCAAAGATAGGGGAGGATCCAATAAAAACGATCAATGGTTATAAGATCGGTGGTAAATACTATTCGTTTCGAACGGGAAAATTTCTAGAAGTCGATCCCAAATACTTAGTTGATTTTCCTTTGCTTTCCAATGGATACCTCTTATACGAAAAAATTGGTGATGAAGTGAATTTTTTCTCGGATACAGGGGAACTCTTTTGGAAAAAACCAATCAACTCCTACCCGAGAAGTGGATACTTTGCTTCTCCCGTTTTATATTTATCGGGAGATAATAATACTGTATTTTTAATGGATGAAAGTGGAAATCGAATCGGCAAATCAGAGTTAAATGGTCGATTTTTAACTGATTACCAATTTGATTCTAAAAACAAAGGTGTGATTGTCCTTTTTTCGGGCGGTGAGTTGTATCGTTTGGATGAGAAAGGGAATGTTCTATTTGAGAAAGAATTATCCAAGGATAAAAAAGATTCCTTTTTTAAATCGGTTTCTCTTTCCCCTGATGGAAAATACTCTGCAATTCATTATTCTCTACTCGATAAAGATTTTACTATAGTTCTGGATGAAACTGGGGAAGTTGTTGAAGAGTTTTCACTTCCAAAATTCTATCCACATAAACTCTATTTCGCTACAGGAAATGATGGATCCATTTTGTTCAATCTGCCAGATTCTTTGGCTTTTTATCAAGATGGAAAGTTGGTTTGGGAAAAAAGCAAACAAAAGTCAGGTGGAGTGTACCAAACTATTTTCGCAACAGATGCTATATATGTGGTTTTATCTGAATCGGAAATTCAGTTTTATAATACAAAAGGAAGTTTGATTCGTTCTAAACGGATTCCTCCATCAGAGTTACCAATCCGTTTTTTCCCAGGAAAATCAAGTCTTGCGTTTTATATGCAATCCAAATCCGATTTGATGCAATTTCAAATCTTCTGA
- a CDS encoding LIC_12097 family sensor histidine kinase yields MPENTQNNDSGSVEKVAEKARELEAIYDVVQDPLVLIDSDFNIQRANLATILFAKNNKYDELLDRKCYEVLYQRTDICPYCPKLNVKTKDKNQNYSTPITREIFFRSEDKKQTLLLEFYPYPKQEDLFWMVEKISDVTKQRDKEEESFRMRNLASLGILISGIAHELNNPLTGISLTLQNLKANWQNQPPELIEKRLDMIKNDISRAAIIVSDIISFAKTDKVKVTLGDIVETINRAKDTVIRLYPHLSKNIVWRISCDYDYQFPFHPGKMERLFMNLFRNSLQAFDYRPGEISIELRKTKNWLHIIIEDNAGGIPDAIIQKIFDPFFTSNKSGTGTGLGLSICHSIVKEHDGNISVKSAEQKTRFTISFPLTNDITEQNP; encoded by the coding sequence TTGCCTGAGAATACACAAAATAACGATTCTGGATCCGTTGAAAAAGTTGCCGAAAAAGCACGTGAACTTGAAGCCATTTATGATGTGGTTCAAGACCCACTAGTACTCATTGATTCCGATTTTAACATCCAAAGAGCCAATCTTGCAACAATCTTATTTGCAAAAAACAATAAGTATGATGAACTTTTAGATCGAAAATGTTACGAAGTATTGTATCAACGGACCGATATTTGTCCTTATTGCCCCAAACTAAACGTCAAAACAAAAGACAAAAATCAAAACTATTCCACACCGATTACAAGAGAGATATTCTTTCGTTCGGAAGATAAAAAACAAACTTTACTACTCGAATTTTATCCCTACCCCAAACAAGAAGATCTCTTTTGGATGGTGGAAAAAATCTCTGATGTAACAAAACAAAGGGATAAAGAAGAAGAATCCTTTCGGATGCGTAACCTTGCCTCTCTCGGAATTTTGATTTCCGGAATTGCTCATGAATTGAACAATCCGCTAACTGGAATTAGCTTAACATTACAAAACCTAAAAGCAAATTGGCAAAACCAACCTCCAGAACTCATTGAAAAAAGATTAGATATGATCAAAAATGATATCTCAAGGGCAGCCATCATTGTATCCGATATCATCTCCTTTGCAAAAACTGACAAAGTAAAAGTAACTCTTGGAGATATTGTAGAAACAATCAACCGAGCAAAAGATACAGTGATTCGCCTTTACCCACACTTGAGTAAAAACATTGTTTGGCGGATATCTTGTGATTATGATTACCAGTTTCCCTTCCATCCAGGAAAAATGGAACGTTTGTTTATGAATTTATTTCGTAACTCACTGCAAGCCTTTGATTATAGACCTGGCGAAATTTCCATTGAACTGAGAAAAACAAAAAACTGGCTCCACATCATTATCGAAGACAATGCAGGCGGAATCCCCGACGCCATCATTCAAAAAATCTTTGATCCATTTTTTACGAGTAATAAATCTGGGACAGGAACTGGGCTTGGACTTTCCATTTGCCACTCCATAGTCAAAGAACATGACGGTAATATTTCGGTGAAATCTGCCGAACAAAAAACTAGGTTCACCATTTCCTTTCCCCTCACCAATGATATCACGGAGCAAAATCCATGA
- a CDS encoding HD family phosphohydrolase yields MKAILDSSMTQVTDFLTKVRPVSVVRNIQIILVSLTLLFVTYVLSIPFFGQTSVNTDVDGLFSEGKIAPETIQSVKEFSYEDTEKTNGEKQKAAASVPFAFDKDFGILVVGIDTNLSEDVELLRSILAEGKGTPAIVKDRIPRWRNRTNEEIQAILDYPKKEKLKNFIQQYTNLIFSKYCIVKEDLPFAKDLDKAGARIRNIGTQDQTSIIDGNLVIPRSQIYKEGPVASVLSKLASEKLPNVSESLLKAVSRIGLYYVYSYPACNYNPEETENARMRATNSIPIQKSRIQANEVIVRAGDVITPEVKLKLDMMNLYATRANLASIGSIFLTQCVLIVIVGFYLIRYRPNRLNDLSSNLIIFFTLWIVIASIYLLSKVFYATDSDLSGVYYFGMFVPVGMLCLLLGFVYDEQLSIAIGFFLSFAVFFASRYNPTSFMLAFTVAVMSSIYGRRLLKRIDFLKAGFLLSFVQILITTAGYLFDGREFFVSTGSGFFRDLSNSNLFRITVMCFVNGFASATAVQFLLPMYEYIFNIPTRFKLIELADTGHPLLQQLLTKAPSTYTHTFMVAALSERAAQNLNLDRLLVRVGVYFHDIGKIPNAGFFVENQHLIPKPEHIDKNNPALAAKTVIDHVLDGIEMAKKARLPREIISFIPEHHGTSTMAFFYHKALQEISPSARKNINKRDFQYPGPKPQSKETGIVMIADSLEAASRSLDEVSPESLDELIRKIINSKLAENQLDESGLTIGDLEIIKASFKEVLLSSLHQRPKYPKPEDTKALETAGSKKIKK; encoded by the coding sequence ATGAAAGCTATTTTAGATTCTTCTATGACCCAGGTAACGGACTTCCTAACAAAAGTTAGGCCAGTTTCCGTGGTGAGGAATATCCAAATCATTTTGGTTTCTCTCACTCTACTTTTTGTTACTTACGTACTTTCGATTCCTTTTTTTGGACAAACCAGTGTCAACACGGATGTTGATGGATTATTTTCAGAAGGAAAAATAGCACCTGAAACCATCCAATCGGTCAAAGAGTTTTCTTATGAAGACACTGAGAAAACAAACGGGGAAAAACAGAAAGCTGCGGCAAGTGTACCTTTTGCTTTTGATAAAGATTTTGGAATTTTAGTTGTAGGGATAGACACCAATCTTTCAGAGGATGTGGAACTCTTACGTTCGATCCTTGCTGAAGGTAAGGGAACTCCTGCCATTGTTAAGGATCGAATTCCTAGATGGCGCAATCGAACTAATGAAGAAATCCAAGCCATATTGGATTATCCAAAAAAAGAAAAGTTAAAGAATTTCATACAACAATATACTAATTTAATTTTTTCTAAATATTGTATTGTAAAAGAAGACCTTCCTTTTGCCAAAGATTTGGACAAAGCCGGGGCAAGAATTCGAAACATTGGAACTCAAGATCAAACCTCAATCATTGATGGTAATTTGGTGATTCCTAGATCTCAAATTTATAAAGAAGGTCCTGTTGCTTCCGTATTGTCTAAGTTAGCTTCTGAAAAGTTGCCGAATGTATCTGAATCCTTACTGAAAGCTGTTTCTCGTATTGGACTTTATTATGTGTATTCCTACCCTGCTTGTAATTACAACCCGGAAGAAACAGAAAATGCCCGTATGCGAGCAACGAACTCCATTCCCATTCAGAAAAGTCGAATCCAAGCCAATGAAGTGATTGTTAGGGCAGGTGATGTCATCACTCCTGAAGTTAAATTGAAATTGGACATGATGAATTTATATGCAACTCGAGCCAATTTAGCATCGATTGGTTCTATTTTTCTCACACAATGTGTTCTGATTGTGATCGTTGGTTTTTATCTCATTCGGTATCGTCCAAACCGACTGAATGACCTTTCCAGTAACTTAATTATCTTTTTTACCCTTTGGATTGTAATTGCTTCCATTTACCTTTTATCAAAGGTCTTTTATGCAACTGACAGTGATTTGTCGGGTGTGTATTATTTCGGAATGTTTGTTCCTGTGGGAATGTTATGTTTACTCCTTGGTTTTGTTTATGATGAACAATTGTCCATTGCGATTGGTTTCTTTCTTTCCTTTGCTGTGTTTTTTGCATCTAGATACAATCCGACGTCCTTTATGTTGGCCTTTACCGTTGCGGTGATGAGTTCCATTTATGGACGGAGACTTCTCAAACGAATCGATTTTTTGAAGGCTGGATTTTTACTGAGTTTTGTACAAATTCTGATCACAACGGCCGGTTATTTATTCGACGGGCGAGAATTTTTTGTATCTACCGGTTCTGGTTTTTTTCGAGATTTGAGTAATTCCAACTTATTCCGAATCACAGTTATGTGTTTTGTGAATGGATTTGCAAGTGCAACGGCAGTTCAGTTTTTGCTTCCCATGTATGAATATATATTTAATATTCCAACTCGGTTCAAACTAATTGAACTAGCTGATACGGGTCATCCGCTATTACAACAATTATTAACCAAAGCACCTTCGACTTATACACATACCTTTATGGTAGCAGCTTTATCGGAACGTGCTGCTCAAAATCTAAACTTGGATAGACTTCTTGTTCGTGTAGGTGTTTATTTTCATGATATAGGAAAAATTCCTAATGCCGGTTTTTTTGTCGAAAACCAACATTTGATTCCAAAACCAGAACATATCGATAAAAATAATCCTGCTCTTGCTGCAAAGACGGTCATTGATCACGTGTTAGATGGGATTGAAATGGCGAAAAAAGCAAGGTTACCAAGGGAAATTATTAGTTTTATCCCGGAACACCATGGAACATCCACGATGGCGTTTTTTTATCATAAAGCATTACAGGAAATTTCCCCTTCTGCTAGAAAGAATATCAACAAACGCGATTTTCAATATCCAGGCCCAAAACCACAAAGTAAAGAAACCGGGATAGTAATGATTGCTGATTCTTTGGAAGCGGCTTCGCGTTCGTTAGATGAAGTATCCCCAGAGAGTTTAGATGAACTCATTCGTAAAATCATCAATTCAAAATTGGCAGAAAACCAATTGGATGAAAGTGGTTTGACCATCGGAGATTTGGAGATCATCAAAGCCAGCTTCAAGGAAGTTTTACTTTCTAGTTTACACCAAAGGCCTAAATATCCGAAACCAGAAGACACCAAAGCTTTGGAAACAGCTGGTTCCAAAAAAATCAAAAAATGA
- a CDS encoding LIC_12096 family protein, producing the protein MEHLPKYRLLLLLNLFFFSVSLFSETGISEKENRLDKEILNLYREIAKARELLSYEQVTSLPANTTISFIGTYPNRTGIRIRKYKVDPDPQNKNRIKHSEEKSILLEFNGSVLSKLEVTVVTEDTEIEQKTKTKISDTSPLDESLNDMVISFSGIDGSDSFPLSSLRNDEIKQERNDFKKDFYIKFLLDFHSQLAAITALQKTGGNKNQKSMFKQLNQSLGY; encoded by the coding sequence ATGGAACACCTTCCGAAGTACCGGCTCCTACTACTCCTTAATTTATTCTTCTTTAGTGTCAGTCTCTTCTCTGAGACTGGCATTTCCGAAAAAGAAAATAGATTAGATAAGGAGATCCTAAACCTTTACCGAGAAATCGCTAAAGCTAGGGAACTTCTTAGCTACGAACAAGTTACATCTTTACCCGCCAACACAACCATCAGTTTTATTGGAACCTATCCCAACAGAACAGGGATTCGCATTCGTAAATACAAAGTAGATCCAGACCCACAAAACAAAAACAGAATCAAACATTCTGAAGAAAAATCGATCCTTCTTGAATTTAATGGTTCCGTTCTTTCTAAACTGGAAGTAACGGTGGTTACGGAAGATACAGAAATCGAACAAAAAACAAAAACTAAAATTTCAGATACTTCGCCGTTGGATGAATCTTTAAACGATATGGTGATTAGTTTTTCAGGTATTGATGGAAGTGACAGTTTTCCGCTCTCTTCACTTCGCAACGATGAAATCAAACAGGAACGAAACGATTTTAAGAAAGACTTTTATATCAAATTTCTTTTGGATTTTCATAGCCAATTGGCAGCCATTACCGCCTTACAGAAAACTGGTGGAAACAAAAATCAAAAATCTATGTTCAAACAATTGAACCAGTCTCTAGGGTATTAA
- the ybeY gene encoding rRNA maturation RNase YbeY: MNSSLIVVTHWNNQWGDSEIRSELVLENCERILQYISPKFLQSLELSILIVDDVFMREINLERRGLNKTTDVLSFPLYSEFPPIPFQILGEIVISMDTCLLQAKEIGHSNVDEFYRLLVHGILHLFGYDHETNEEDAIRMRKKEDECLELVFER; the protein is encoded by the coding sequence ATGAATTCGTCTCTTATCGTGGTGACCCATTGGAATAATCAGTGGGGGGACTCAGAAATTAGATCTGAATTGGTATTGGAAAATTGTGAAAGAATTCTCCAATACATAAGCCCAAAATTTTTACAATCTTTAGAGCTTTCTATTCTCATTGTAGATGATGTGTTCATGCGGGAAATTAATCTGGAGAGAAGAGGGCTCAACAAAACAACAGATGTTCTTTCTTTTCCTCTTTATTCAGAGTTTCCCCCCATTCCTTTTCAGATTTTAGGTGAAATAGTGATTTCTATGGACACTTGCCTCCTCCAAGCAAAAGAAATTGGGCATAGCAATGTTGATGAATTTTATCGTTTATTAGTTCATGGAATTTTGCACTTGTTTGGTTATGATCATGAAACAAATGAAGAAGATGCAATTCGTATGCGCAAAAAAGAAGATGAATGTTTAGAATTGGTGTTTGAAAGATAA